The segment CGGCCCAAGTCCGGTGCGTCGCCACGACGCCGTCGACCATGCTCACGTACGAATACGCTTTCGAACCCTTCGTCGCCGATTTCTTCGATGCCGCGCGAATCGGTGCGTTGGCATCGGGAATACTGCCGAGATCGAAGTCGTACCCCGAATACGGGCCGCTGTAGAGACGAGGCGTCGCGGCCGTCGCGAAGGCCGATGCGATCTCGTCGGCCCTTTCGTTGCCTGGTACTCCCGCATGCCCCGGAACGTAGCGCCACGAGACTTTCGGGCAGGCCGCGACGAGGAGGTCCAGGCGCTCCCACAGGTCGCGGTTGGCGACGTCGCTGCCTTCGAGGGTCTTCCAGTTGCGCGCTTTCCATTTCGTCAGCCACTCGCGCACTCCGCGCAGAAGGTAGCTCGAGTCGGTGACGATCGTGATGCGCGCAGTGTCGGCGGCGCCGGCCTCGGCGCACCACTGGAGGGCGGAGATCGCCGCGAGGACTTCCATGCGGTTGTTGGTCGTGCGTCCGCCGGCGCCGCCGAGCTCGCGCACCGCCGCGCCGCCGACGAGCAGCACGGCGCCCCACCCGCCAGGACCCGGGTTTCCCTTGGCGGCGCCGTCTGTGAAAGCGATCACATCGGTCGGATCGGTCACGTCTCCGGCTCGACGTCGACGGCGTCCGGTTCGCCAGCGTCCTCGCCGAGAAGCACGACGATCGCTTCGAGGCCCATGCCCTGGTAACGACCGAGGCGCACGACCTCCGCGACACGATCGAGGACGGAGATGCGAAGCAGGATGCTTCCGGCGTGCACGATCCCCTCGCCGAACAGGCCGACGTCGTAAGCCTCGCGGATCCACGTCACTTCGCAGCCGTAGCACCGGGAGACCGCCTCCAGTGTCAGGTAGCTGCGTCCTTCGATGCGGATCACGACGTCACTCATCGCGCGGGCTCCTCGCGGGCTCCGCCCCGGAGCGTCGCGTTGCCGGCGCGCGCCATTTCGCGCATCAGCTCGCTCTGCTTCTCCGTCAGCTCCGGAAGCCCCAGGCGAACGATCGCGTAGAAATCGCCGCGGTGGCCATGGGCGTCCTCGAATCCCTTGCTGCGCAGCCTCAGCCGCGTGCCGGCGCGCGTTCCGGCAGCGACCGTCATCGTGACCATGCCGTCGGGAGTCCTCACGCCGACTTTCGCGCCGAGCGCCGCCTCCCACGGTGCCACGGGAAGATCCGCTTCGACGTCGCCGCCGTCGATGCGGTAGATGTCGTCGGAGACGAGGCGGATGGTGAGAT is part of the Candidatus Binatia bacterium genome and harbors:
- a CDS encoding ribonuclease H, giving the protein MTDPTDVIAFTDGAAKGNPGPGGWGAVLLVGGAAVRELGGAGGRTTNNRMEVLAAISALQWCAEAGAADTARITIVTDSSYLLRGVREWLTKWKARNWKTLEGSDVANRDLWERLDLLVAACPKVSWRYVPGHAGVPGNERADEIASAFATAATPRLYSGPYSGYDFDLGSIPDANAPIRAASKKSATKGSKAYSYVSMVDGVVATHRTWAECEQRVKGRSRARYRKTASAAEEKALVAEWDAAAR